Genomic DNA from Candidatus Koribacter versatilis Ellin345:
CCTCGCCGACCAGAAGGGCTACATCGTGGAAGTGCAGGGCTTCGCTCCCGGTCACGGCCGCGTAGCGGTTGAGAACTCGCAGCGCATCGCCGACGAAGTGGTCCGCTACCTTGTAATCAACTCGAACGTCCCGGTCTACCGCATCTACACCATGGGCATGGGCAACGCGAAGGTCCAGGCGACCTCGGCCACGGCAGATTCCAAGCCGAAGTACACCAAGGGCGGCCGCGTCGAGATCAGCCTGCTCCAGAACAGCCTCGGCCAGATGGCTTCAGCCAGCACCATGCCGCAGTCTGATGCGAACAGCACCGCAGCCCCGGCAGCTCCGGCGCAGCAGAGTGCTCCGCAGCAACCCGCGACTCCGCAGCAGTAAGTTTGCAACACGTCTCAACACCCCCTCCCGTTCCGGTGCTCCCGGGCGGGAGGTTTTTTCATGGGCGCCGAAATCTTAGTGAGTGGGCAAGCACTGGCAGGTAGAATGCGCGGCATCAGCATTCATCCTGTTGACGAGGTGTCCCGGTGCGGAGATCTGCGGGCGTTACAGTCATCGCGATTCTGTCGTTCTTAGGATCGCTCGGCGTGTTGGGCATGGCTGTATTGATGGGATCGGTCATGTTCGCTGCTCCGCGCGCGGCAATACCCTCAACGCCAGGCGCGCCCCAACTTCCAATGAGCGCCTTGATGGCCATCGTTTTCGTCATGTATTTGGTTCCGGCGATCTGGGGATTGGCCTCGAGCATTGGGCTGTGGCGGCTGAAGAACTGGGCCCGCATTTCCACGATCGTGTTCGCTGTGCTCCTCTGCATGTTCGGCGTGTTCGGAGGACTTGGTGCGTTGGCCGTGCCCGCGATCATGAAATCGCAACCGTCGCAGCCGCCGAATGCTTCGCAGATCACCATCGTCGTTATCGCGTCCATGCTGGTGTTCAGTATCGGAGAATTAGCTGTCGGAGTTTGGTGGGCTATCTACTTCACTCGACGCAGTGTCACTGCGCAGTTCATCCCGGCCGGATCGGCTTACGTTCTTTCCCCCACGAGCGATCTCTCTGCCGGGCCCGCCGCGATCCCCGCGACCCTCCCGGCTGGTCGGCCGATCAGCATCTCGATCATCGCGTGGTTCCTGCTGGTTTGCTCGATTTTCTTTCCATTTACGTTCCTTCTGCATACGCCGCAACTTCTATTCGGTGTGCTGATTAACGGTCCGGCAGCGATGATCCTGATGACGGCGTACCTGTTCGTCGTTTTATATGTCGGAATCGGCTTACTGAAGCTGTGGCCGTCGGCGCGACTGGTAGGAATCGGGTACTTCGTCTTCGGCATGGTGAATATGGCCGCCACCTGGCTCCGCCCCGGCGCCGCGGACCTGTTCCAGCGCATGATGGCGTCCCAGCCTAAGATGTTCGGACCCACTCCCGACTTCGCCTTTACCGACACCTTCCTCAAGCTGATCATGATCAGCACCGCGATCACCATGGCCATCCCGATCTACTTCCTCGTGACCCGCAAAGCCGCTTTCTATCGCAAGGAGAGCTTTTCCGGTCCGGCTTCGTAGCCTCGGAATCAGATTTATTTCTGCCCCGGCTTCCCCGTAGCCCTTAGGCGGATGTAATCTGTTGCGACCTGCTCGCTTTGGAGTTCGCGCCCTATGGAAACTCTTTACTATTCGCAGATGAAGTCCCCCATCGGCCAGTTGTGGATCGCCGTCTCGAAAAACGGCCTCGTCATGATCGAGTTCGAAGGGCGCGAGTTTCCGCCTGTCAAGTTCGACAAGAACGTCAGCTGGGTGATCTCCGAAGAGAAAACTGCAAAGGTGAAGAAGCAGCTCCAGCAATATTTCGACGGCCATCGAACGGAGTTCGATCTGCCGCTCGATCCGCGCATTGGGACGGATTTCCAGCGTAAGTGCTGGGACCTCGTCGCTAAAATTCCTTACGGCGAAACGCGCTCCTACCAGGAACTCGCAAAGGAATTGAAAAGTCCGAACGCATCGCGGGCTGTAGGTGGTGCAAATGGCGCCAACCCGATTCCGATCGTGGTGCCGTGCCATCGCGTCATCAACTCCGATGGACACCTCGGCGGCTATGGCGGCGGGCTCGATAAAAAAGAGCAGCTGCTCTCCCTGGAACGGGCCCTTCCCGGCACCGGCCCGCTGTTTTTCAAGGCCCCAAAATCAAAGTCCGCGAAAGTGGGAGTATAGTGCTTTCGCTGGATTGCCCAGAAGTGCCCGGTTGTCCGATCATGGATAGGTAATCTTTCAGACCAAATTTCCCCGTCACAATTATTTTGGCTTTTTCCCCTGGGTTCCCGTGGCGAATTACCTTTTGAGGCACACCACAGTGAAATGTGAAATCTGTACAACTCTGGGATTGCATTATCAAAAGGCAGTGGATGCTCTGCACGTGGCGAACCAGCACTTGCGTATGGTGAAGCTCGGCACGCTACAGTCAGCCCTGTGCCGCCGCGAGGTTCATGATTCTCTGAACGGGCTGATCGCCGCTGATGCTGAGCTGAAAGCTCATCGTGCGTGGCACATTGAGTGCCTGACCGCGCTTCCTCAACCGCATCACGCATCGCTCTAATTTCTCCGCATTGATTTCCGCCCTCGCGTTCGGCGACACTGTCGCCAGGAAGCGAGGGCGTCGTGTATACACCATCCCACTTCAAGCAGGAAGATCTCACCGCCATCCACGAGATGATGCGGCACATCGGGTTGGTCTCGCTCGTTACGACTACGCCGCATGGCCTTGTCGCCACGCAGGCTCCGGTGCTCTTTGACGCCGACGCCGATCACGGCGTCCTTCGCGGCCACATCGCGCGCGCGAACTCGCAATGGAAGGACACTCCCGCAGGCACCGAAGCACTCGCCATCTTCACGGGCCCCAACGCCTACATCTCACCCAACTGGTACGCAGCCAAGCGCGAGCACGGCAAAGTCGTGCCCACCTGGAATTACATCGCCATCCACGCCTATGGCGAAATCCACTTCAGCGAAGACCGCGACAAACTCCTCGATATCGTCACTCGCCTGACCGAAGCTCACGAATCTTCACTCGAACATCCGTGGAAGGTCGGCGACGCGCCGGCCGACTATATCGAAGCCATGCTGAAAGCGATCATCGCCTTCGAGGTGAAGATCACTCGCATCGAGTCGTCGTGGAAGCTGAGCCAGAACCGCTCAGAGGCAGACCGCGCAGGAGCGATGGCAGGATTGCAACAGCGTGGAGAAGAAGTCGCAAAAGAAATGGAGAGGCTCGACGCCCCTCCGTCGCCGAAAGAGAAAAGCTAAATTCCGATGGCTTCCTGGATCGCCTCGGCGATCGCGGTCGCGTGCTGATTCATTTTCGCTTCCGATTCCGCTTCGATCATCACCCGCGCCAATTTTTCCGTTCCTGAGTAGCGCACGACCACGCGCCCGCTATCGCCAAGATCTTGCTCGGCAGCTTCAATCGCGCTCATTACCGCGGGCAGTTCTTTCATCGGAATCTTGGCGTTTACTTTCACGTTGCGAATGACCTGCGGGAAGACCTTAAGATCAGCGATCAGTTCCGCCAGTGACTTGCCCGATCGCGCCAATACCTCGAGGACTCGCAGAGCCGTCAGGATACCGTCGCCCGTCGTTGCGTCACTGTCCATGAACAGAATGTGTCCCGACTGTTCGCCGCCGAGTGTCGCGCCAGTCTTCTTCATTTCTTCCAACACGTACTTGTCGCCCACAGCCGCGCGCAGCATGCGGATCCCGGAGCGCTTCAGCGCCGCTTCCAACCCCATGTTTGACATCGTCGTCGCCACGACGGTGTCTTCCTTGAGGTGCCCGCGCGCTTTCATATCTCGTGCCGCGAGCAGCAACACGGCATCGCCATTCACGATATTGCCGTCCCCATCACTGAAGAGAGCGCGATCGGCATCGCCATCAAACGTAATCCCAAGATCGAATCGCCCGCGCGATTGTCCAACATGCTTGGCGGCTTCTTCCGGATGCAGCGCCCCGCAATTCGCGTTGATGTTCCGTCCCGTTGGACAAATGTGCGTGAATTCGCTGAACACTCCTACTTTCGGAAACACAAGGTGCGCGATGGAACTTGCCGCACCATTCGCGCAGTCGAGCAGAACGCGGAACTTGCTGAAATCCGTGCCCTCGACCTGCGACCGCAGCCACTCTGCGTAATCTTCGCGAAGTTTGTCATCTCCGGGCAGCATGGCCGGTCCTTCGCCTTCGCTTTCGGCGCGCTCGAGTTCTTCGAGGTGATAGAAGATCTGCGCTTCGATCTCGTGCTCGATATCGTCCGAGAGCTTGTACCCATTCGCGCCGAAGACCTTGATGCCGTTATCGGTCCACGGATTGTGCGACGCCGACACCACGATCCCCGCGGAAAATCCATGCGTGCGCGTGAGGTATGCCACGCCCGGTGTCGTGATCACCCCGGCGCTGGCAACTCCGCAATTCGCGCTCTCCAAGCCACGCGCAAGCGCGCGGCTGATCCAGTCGCTTGATTCGCGAGTGTCCTGCCCAATCAGCACGCGAGCGGTCTGGTACTTCTCCACGAGACGCGCGCCCAACGCGCGGCCAATGGCGAACACAGTATGCGGATCGAGTGGATACTCGCCGGCAACCCCGCGAATTCCATCTGTGCCGAAAAGCTGACGTACAGGTTTGTCCATGGTTGGTAACGACAACTTCTACTTCTCCCCAGGCTTGGTCTTCGTCGTTGAAACGGTGACGTGGATAGGCTCAGGATTCAGCTGTTGGACGAGAGGGTCGCCGACAAAAGCCTGTGTAGTGAAAGTACCACGTCCCACGAGCCCGGTGGCATCCACTGGGTCCGTGATCGCGGCGTCAATATTGTTCAAACGCGACTGTGGCCCGACGATCGTAATCTTCGCCGGATTCACTTCCACATCGCCCAGCCTGTAGCCCGCCGCAAATGTGCCAATCACCCGCGGCGTTACATCCACCACCTTCGACGCGCTGCGGTCGAGGTCGAGCCGGATCTGCGACGGCACTACCTGCACAATGTTCACGTTGTGCGGCAGGTGACGGATTTGCTTCGGCGTGAGGTCGAACGTATGTTCTCCCACGTGCGCCCCTGCGAGATCGATCACCGCATCAATGTCGGCGTTCGTCATCTGGCGCAGAATGCGCGCCGGCCCCTGCACGCGGATCTCGGCCCGCTGGATACGCTCGCTGCTGATTTCCAGGTGCTCCGGCGTGTTGTAGAACTCGATCGGCACGCTCAACGCGATTTCCGCCGGCTGGTCGTGCGCCACGGCCCACCACAACAACAGCGCAATCAGGATCGAAACGATCTTCAGCCAGATGTGCCCAAACACATGGGTGCGCAGCCAGTGGATCATCGTTGCAACTCCGTCGCATCGTCATCCGATTCCCGCACACCCGACGGATACGTCGCAGCATCAAGGTCCGGGTCCTGGTGCGTCGGCAGCGTCGTCGCCGGCACATGGCGGCGAAGTAATACGCTCAGCCGTTCGCGCAATTCGTCAGGCGTGATATCGCGCTCGATCTGGCCCGCGACGGCAACCGAGATCGCGCCGGTTTCTTCCGACACAATCACCGCAATTGCATCGCTTTCTTCTGTTATCCCGATGCCCGCCCGATGTCGCGTGCCCAACTGCGTGGAGAGAATTGGGTTCATCGAGAGCGGCAGGAAACACGCCGCCGCCGCGACGCGATCTTTTTGGATAATCACCGCGCCATCGTGCAGCGGAGCGCTCGGCCGGAAGATCGTCGCCAGCAGGTCATAAGAAATATGGGCATCCAGCGCGACGCCGCTCTCAATGTAGGTCCGTAGGCCGATCTCGCGCTCAATCACCATCAGCGCGCCAGTCTGGTTCTGTGAGAACAGGTTCGCCGCGAGCACCACATCGTCATACGACTCGGAGTTCGCTGCAGAAGAGCGCGAACTCGCCAGTTTTCTTCCCAGTCGCGCCAATGCGTGCCGTATCTCTGCCGCGAACACCACGATCATGGCAAAGATGCCGTAAGGCAGCAGAGTGGTCATCAGCCAATCGAGCGTGCGCAGTTCGGCGAATTGCGCGGCGACGAATGCTAGAGCCAGTACGAAGACGCCCATCAGCATGGGCGTAGCGCGGGTGCCGCGGATCAGCTTGAGGAACTCATAAATGAGCAGCGCAACGATGAGGACGTCGAGCACAGCCGTGGCCATGTCCGTCGCCTGGGGTGCGCGTCCTCGTGCTAACCACTGCCCCATTTTGTCCTCTCTCAGACTTAGGGTGCGTGCTCGCCAACTCTTTATTCTAAAGCACTATTCCGGCTTCTTCACTACCGCACTGATTTGCCCCAGCGCCAGTTGTGCACGGATCGTGTTACCTTCGCGCACCTGCCGAGCGTCTTTGAGCAAACGCCCCTCGGCATCAAAGACCAGCGCGTAGCCGCGCTCCAGAATAGAGATCGGGGAGAGCCCTTGCAGTTGCCCCGCGAGCCGCTCAATTCGCGTGCGCCGCCGCATTAGATTCGCGCGCAACGTGGCAGCCAACTTCTCCACCCGGGCACTCAGTTCGCGATGTTCGGCCGCAAATCGGCTCCGCAAATCATGGTGCCGCACCCGCGTGGAAGCCACGTCCAGCCGCCGATGCAGTTGCCGGAAGACATTTGTTTGCGCCACGGAGAGCCTGAAGGCAAGGTCGTCCACCCGCTGCTGCCGACGCGCGATGGCCGTCTGCATCCCGCCAAACGCCCCATGCCGCGCCAACCGGTCCAACTTCTTTTCGTATTCCAGGAGCCGAACCCGCAACGCCCGCGCCAAATGGGTGCTTAGCGCCGTCAGCCGCTCATCCACTTCCTGCTTCGAGCGAATCACCAATTCGGCTGCAGCCGACGGCGTTGGCGCCCGCAGATCCGCCACGAAATCGCAGATCGTGAAGTCCGTCTCGTGGCCCACCGCTGAAATTACCGGAATCGTCGACGTCGCAATCGACCGCGCCAGCCCCTCGTCGTTGAACGCCGCTAGATCTTCGATCGAGCCGCCACCGCGCGCCACGATGATCACCTCGACATTCGCCGCCTTATTGAAATACCGCACGCCGCTGGCAACTTCCGACGCTGCGGTCTCGCCTTGCACCTGTGCCGGGAAGATCAGCACGTGCACGCTGTTGTGCCGCCTTCGCAGCACATTGAGAATGTCCTGAATCACCGCTCCGCGCGGCGAAGTCACCACGCCAATCTTCTTCGGCAGTGCCGGAATCGGCTTCTTGCGCTCACGCGCGAACAATCCTTCTGCCTGCAGCTTCGCCTTAAGCTGCTCGAACGCGATTTGTAGCGCACCGGCACCCTGAGGCTCCAGGTACTCGGCCATCAGTTGCAGTTCGCCGCGCCCCTCGTAGAGCGTGACTTTTCCGCGCGCGATTACCTTCAGCCCATTCTCGGGGCGGAACTTCAACAGCCGCGCCTGCGAACGGAACATTACGATCCGCAACTGCGTCGATTCATCTTTCAGTGAGAAATAAAGATGTCCAGAATCCGCCGGGCGAAAGTTCGAAATCTCGCCCTCCACCCATACATCGGCGTACTCGCGCTCCAGCGCCGCGCGCACCGCACTCACAATGTCGCGCACCTGCCAAATCCGCCGCTGCGGAGCTGAAAAGGTGAACCCAAGCTGGTCGCTAAAGGACATTGAGGGCAGTGTACCCCATCCCCGCGCCTGAGTTTGCGCCCTGTCATCCTGAGCGGAGCGTGCGGAGCACGCGAAGTCGAAGGACCCCTATCTTCTTCGAAAATCTCTCACTTGCGACGGTCGCATCACATTCGCTCCACCCTCTCAAAGCATATAATCCACCGCGGTCATGGCCACCACGCGCAGCACCGCCCCGCTTCGCGACGCTGAGGAAACCCTCGAAAGTTTCGACAGCCTCATGCCCTTCCGCGTGCAGGACATCCTGCTCGTCTCCAGCCTCTACGACTCCTTCATCCTCCGCGAAGACGGGCGCCTCAACGAGTTGCTCATCGGCGAATCGCGCGAACTCGATCTCCAGCACATCCCGGGCATCACGCACGTCTCGAACTGCGCGCAGGCGCTGGAGATCATGCGCTCGCAGCCGCGCTTCAACCTTATCGTTACCAACCTCGCGGTTGGCGAAATGAACGCGGCGCAACTCGCGCGCGAAATCCGCAAGTCCGGCAGCGATGTCCCGGTGCTCGTGCTCGCCTACGACTATCGCGAGGTCAAGAATTTCATCGCGCGTAATCCCGTCACCGACATCGATCGCATTTTTCTCTGGCAGGGCAATGCGCGCGTGCTGGTTGCGATGGTTAAGTACATCGAAGACAAGCGCAACGCGCTGCACGACACGAAGACTGTCGGCGTCCCCGTGCTGCTGGTCGTCGAAGACAACATCCGTTATTACTCATCCGTGCTGCCGGTGATTTACACCGAGCTGATCACGCAGTCGAAGCGCGTGATTCGCGAAGGCATTAACGTCGCGCATAAATTGGTACGCCAGCGTGCGCGTCCGAAAATCCTGCTCTGTTCCGATTTCGAAGAAGCCGAGAAGTATGCGCAGCAGTATCGTGAGAACCTGCTCGCCGTCGTCTCTGATGTGCAATTTCCGCGCGCCGGCGCGCCTGAAGCCGAAGCCGGCTTCGAACTCGCACACTACATTCGCGACCTCGTGCCCGACGTGCCGATCGTGCTGCACTCCAGCCATACCGAGTACAAAACGCGCGCCCACGACGAGGGCTTCGCGTTCCTGCAAAAACGTTCGCCCACGTTCCTCCGCGACTTCCGACGCCTGCTCACGCAGCAGTGCGCCTTCGGCGATTTCGTATTCCGGCTTCCCAGTGGGGAAGAGGTCGGCCGCGCCAGCGACATGAACCAGCTCGAGGCGCACCTGCATCGCGTGC
This window encodes:
- a CDS encoding methylated-DNA--[protein]-cysteine S-methyltransferase is translated as METLYYSQMKSPIGQLWIAVSKNGLVMIEFEGREFPPVKFDKNVSWVISEEKTAKVKKQLQQYFDGHRTEFDLPLDPRIGTDFQRKCWDLVAKIPYGETRSYQELAKELKSPNASRAVGGANGANPIPIVVPCHRVINSDGHLGGYGGGLDKKEQLLSLERALPGTGPLFFKAPKSKSAKVGV
- a CDS encoding CdaR family protein — encoded protein: MIHWLRTHVFGHIWLKIVSILIALLLWWAVAHDQPAEIALSVPIEFYNTPEHLEISSERIQRAEIRVQGPARILRQMTNADIDAVIDLAGAHVGEHTFDLTPKQIRHLPHNVNIVQVVPSQIRLDLDRSASKVVDVTPRVIGTFAAGYRLGDVEVNPAKITIVGPQSRLNNIDAAITDPVDATGLVGRGTFTTQAFVGDPLVQQLNPEPIHVTVSTTKTKPGEK
- the cdaA gene encoding diadenylate cyclase CdaA is translated as MGQWLARGRAPQATDMATAVLDVLIVALLIYEFLKLIRGTRATPMLMGVFVLALAFVAAQFAELRTLDWLMTTLLPYGIFAMIVVFAAEIRHALARLGRKLASSRSSAANSESYDDVVLAANLFSQNQTGALMVIEREIGLRTYIESGVALDAHISYDLLATIFRPSAPLHDGAVIIQKDRVAAAACFLPLSMNPILSTQLGTRHRAGIGITEESDAIAVIVSEETGAISVAVAGQIERDITPDELRERLSVLLRRHVPATTLPTHQDPDLDAATYPSGVRESDDDATELQR
- a CDS encoding FMN-binding negative transcriptional regulator, which codes for MYTPSHFKQEDLTAIHEMMRHIGLVSLVTTTPHGLVATQAPVLFDADADHGVLRGHIARANSQWKDTPAGTEALAIFTGPNAYISPNWYAAKREHGKVVPTWNYIAIHAYGEIHFSEDRDKLLDIVTRLTEAHESSLEHPWKVGDAPADYIEAMLKAIIAFEVKITRIESSWKLSQNRSEADRAGAMAGLQQRGEEVAKEMERLDAPPSPKEKS
- the glmM gene encoding phosphoglucosamine mutase, which translates into the protein MSLPTMDKPVRQLFGTDGIRGVAGEYPLDPHTVFAIGRALGARLVEKYQTARVLIGQDTRESSDWISRALARGLESANCGVASAGVITTPGVAYLTRTHGFSAGIVVSASHNPWTDNGIKVFGANGYKLSDDIEHEIEAQIFYHLEELERAESEGEGPAMLPGDDKLREDYAEWLRSQVEGTDFSKFRVLLDCANGAASSIAHLVFPKVGVFSEFTHICPTGRNINANCGALHPEEAAKHVGQSRGRFDLGITFDGDADRALFSDGDGNIVNGDAVLLLAARDMKARGHLKEDTVVATTMSNMGLEAALKRSGIRMLRAAVGDKYVLEEMKKTGATLGGEQSGHILFMDSDATTGDGILTALRVLEVLARSGKSLAELIADLKVFPQVIRNVKVNAKIPMKELPAVMSAIEAAEQDLGDSGRVVVRYSGTEKLARVMIEAESEAKMNQHATAIAEAIQEAIGI
- the xseA gene encoding exodeoxyribonuclease VII large subunit, with protein sequence MSFSDQLGFTFSAPQRRIWQVRDIVSAVRAALEREYADVWVEGEISNFRPADSGHLYFSLKDESTQLRIVMFRSQARLLKFRPENGLKVIARGKVTLYEGRGELQLMAEYLEPQGAGALQIAFEQLKAKLQAEGLFARERKKPIPALPKKIGVVTSPRGAVIQDILNVLRRRHNSVHVLIFPAQVQGETAASEVASGVRYFNKAANVEVIIVARGGGSIEDLAAFNDEGLARSIATSTIPVISAVGHETDFTICDFVADLRAPTPSAAAELVIRSKQEVDERLTALSTHLARALRVRLLEYEKKLDRLARHGAFGGMQTAIARRQQRVDDLAFRLSVAQTNVFRQLHRRLDVASTRVRHHDLRSRFAAEHRELSARVEKLAATLRANLMRRRTRIERLAGQLQGLSPISILERGYALVFDAEGRLLKDARQVREGNTIRAQLALGQISAVVKKPE